ACCCCAACCGAAAACAGTGCTTTAATTGTCAGTCAAATCTTTAATTATTTTCTTGGCTAATCTTTCATTTATTTCCCTATGTCTTGGAATTGGCTGAGAAATTCCCGTGTCGGGATTTTGGTAAATATCATGTTTTCCCCCATGACGAATAAA
The sequence above is drawn from the Cyanobacterium sp. T60_A2020_053 genome and encodes:
- a CDS encoding type II toxin-antitoxin system HicA family toxin — encoded protein: MKRKDLIDIIEKHGCVFIRHGGKHDIYQNPDTGISQPIPRHREINERLAKKIIKDLTDN